One Vigna unguiculata cultivar IT97K-499-35 chromosome 11, ASM411807v1, whole genome shotgun sequence DNA window includes the following coding sequences:
- the LOC114170636 gene encoding transcription factor VOZ1-like, producing the protein MMRESSKGKFGSSSIQSMKEKEKHLVDKIQGIFSNLQCARKEGRGNDIVIFEEQMHQLLREWKAELESPATSLADGSFDSFTSELAQLLQVIEEKDDATSPLTKPGPLKTELQTSNTSDNNFQFFQEKHFDDNQPLGHNFEGSASTLYNNAFNNSDMEQLDFHPFSLNQDMNHNQVGHNSDLIGQVDLYQDLGHNTEIKHSESNQFSIEGFDCSQFFGAEDTVHHGENIIPNILPNICPPPSAFLAPKCALWDCFRPAQGVEWCLNYCSSCHELLANNEGLPGMTPILRPGGIGVKDGPLFAAVLAKTQGKEVGIPSCEGAASTKSPWNAPEFFDLSFLEGEAVREWLFFDKPRRAFESGNRKQRSLPDYSGRGWHESRKQVMKEHGGQKRSYYMDPQPLSYLEWHLYEYEINNHDGCALYRLELKLVDKKKSPKGKVTKESLNDLQNKMGQLTAAVLSSDDGISIKGKTNAKSENDGSPEK; encoded by the exons ATGATGAGAGAAAGTTCCAAGGGCAAGTTTGGATCTTCTTCTATTCAATCCATGAAGGAGAAGGAAAAACACCTGGTGGATAAAATTCAAGGGATTTTCAGCAATCTTCAGTGTGCAAGAAAAGAGGGCAGGGGTAATGACATTGTGATCTTTGAGGAGCAGATGCATCAGCTGCTCCGCGAGTGGAAGGCGGAACTGGAGTCTCCAGCGACCTCCTTAGCT GATGGAAGCTTTGATTCGTTTACCAGTGAACTTGCCCAACTGTTGCAAGTGATTGAGGAGAAAGATGATGCAACTAGTCCATTAACAAAACCTGGGCCATTGAAGACTGAGCTCCAAACAAGTAACACTAGTGACAACAATTTTCAGTTTTTTCAGGAG AAGCATTTTGATGACAACCAACCTCTAGGTCATAATTTCGAAGGCTCTGCTTCAACTCTGTACAACAATGCTTTTAATAACTCAGATATGGAACAGCTGGATTTTCATCCATTCAGTTTAAATCAAGATATGAATCACAACCAAGTTGGTCACAACTCTGATTTGATTGGTCAGGTGGATTTATATCAGGACCTGGGGCATAACACAGAAATTAAACACTCAGAATCAAATCAATTTAGCATAGAAGGTTTTGATTGTAGCCAATTCTTTGGAGCCGAGGATACTGTGCATCATGGAGAAAACATTATACCTAACATTCTTCCAAATATCTGCCCTCCACCATCTGCTTTCTTAGCTCCAAAATGTGCCCTGTGGGACTGTTTCAGACCCGCTCAAGGGGTAGAATGGTGCCTGAACTACTGTAGCAGTTGTCATGAGCTGTTGGCAAATAATGAGGGTCTTCCTGGCATGACTCCAATTTTACGACCAGGGGGCATTGGTGTAAAAGATGGTCCTTTGTTTGCTGCTGTTCTTGCGAAGACGCAGGGAAAGGAAGTGGGCATCCCCAGTTGTGAAGGCGCTGCGTCAACTAAATCTCCCTGGAATGCTCCAG AGTTCTTTGATCTTTCTTTTCTTGAGGGTGAAGCTGTTAGGGAGTGGCTATTCTTTGACAAGCCTAGAAGGGCATTTGAAAGTGGAAACAGAAAACAAAGATCACTTCCAGATTACAGCGGACGCGGTTGGCATGAATCAAGGAAGCAGGTGATGAAAGAACATGGAGGACAAAAGAGGTCCTATTACATGGACCCCCAGCCTCTTAGTTATCTGGAATGGCATTTGTACGAGTATGAGATCAACAACCACGATGGTTGTGCATTATACAGACTAGAATTAAAGCTtgttgataaaaagaaaagtccTAAAGGAAAAGTGACCAAGGAATCTCTTAATGATTTACAGAACAAGATGGGACAGCTTACTGCTGCTGTTCTATCATCTGATGATGGAATATCCATCAAGGGAAAAACAAATGCCAAGTCTGAGAATGATGGATCTCCAGAAAAGTAA
- the LOC114168887 gene encoding optic atrophy 3 protein homolog: protein MVLPVVKLATLALKTACKPIANRLKKEAGYHPKFRSFIIAIAQANHRLTTTVQRRIYGRATDVAIRPLNEERAVQVAADLLGELFVFSVAGAAIIFEVQRSSRSEARKEEIRRQEIQAIKTRNEELAREIELLAHKLEELEQLSRARGLFSTLNFGPTHVSENRKSN from the exons ATGGTGCTTCCCGTGGTGAAGCTGGCAACACTCGCTCTCAAAACCGCGTGTAAACCAATCGCCAACAGGCTCAAGAAGGAGGCCGGTTACCACCCCAAGTTCCGCAGCTTCATCATCGCCATTGCC CAGGCCAATCACAGATTGACGACGACAGTGCAGAGAAGAATCTATGGTCGTGCCACTGATGTTGCAATCCGTCCTTTGAACGAGGAGAGGGCTGTGCAAGTTGCTGCCGATTTGCTCGGAGAACTCTTCGTGTTCTCG GTTGCTGGAGCTGCTATCATTTTTGAGGTGCAAAGAAGTTCAAGATCAGAagcaagaaaagaagaaatacgTAGACAGGAAATACAG GCAATAAAGACGAGGAATGAAGAGTTGGCTAGAGAAATTGAACTTCTTGCACACAAACTTGAAGAGCTGGAACAGCTTTCTAGAGCCCGAGGATTATTTAGCACTCTTAACTTCGGACCCACTCATGTCTCCGAAAATAGAAAATCCAATTGA